The DNA sequence CTTACCCGATTCACCGGTCCTGATTCTTACCACATCTTCAACATTGTAAATGAATATCTTGCCATCGCCAACCTGACCTGTTTTAGCCGTTTTTAATATTGCATCGACAATTTTTTCAACTTTCGAGTCTTCGATTACAACTTCAATTTTTATTTTCGGAACGAATTCAATCCTGTATTCACTTCCGCGGTAAGTTTCTGTGTGACCTTTCTGTCTGCCGTAACCTCTTACTTCTGAAATTGTAAGTCCACGTATTCCAATTTCAACAAGAGCTTCTTTTACTTCTTCAAGCTTGAACGGACGGATTATTGCTTCTATTTTTTTCACAGAGTTCTCCTATTTGCCGTGACACTGTTTATATTTTTTCCCACTACCGCAGGGACATGGATCATTCCTTCCGACTTTTTCAGCAATCTGAATCGGCTGCATTTTCCCGGCAACCTGAGCAGAACTTGGTTTTTGCTGAAGACCAATATTCGTCGTAACTGCTTTACTTTCTGTCATTCTTGTTACAGGCTGCCTTCTCTGCTGCTGAACTTCTCCCGGTGCGTGCGGGAAAAACTTAAATGTGAACGATACAACATCATTTCTTATTTGTTCAAGAAGAGAAACAAAAAGTTTGAATGATTCACCTTTGTATTCAACAAGCGGATCCTTTTGTCCGTAAGCACGAAGTCCAATTCCTTCTTTCAAATCGTCCATTTCGCGCAAGTGTTCTTTCCATTTTGTGTCGATTACACTAAGCATTGCGTATCGTTCAAGTCTTGCCATTAATTCAGAACCGAGCATTTGCTCCTTTTTATTATAGAATTCTTTTGCAGCGTTCAGGAGTTTTTCTTTCAATCCATCTTTACCGAGCTTTTCAAATTCTTCCGGTTCAACTTTAACATCAACGAGCAGCTTCATCATCAGCTCTTCTCTGATCTGGTCTGCTTCAACATTTTCAAAATACATATCGACTAATGCGGTGATGTATTCATCGAGCAAATCGAAAACTTCACTCTTAAGTCTATCGCCCTGCAGAGCACGGTTACGCTTTGTGTAGATAACTTCCCTTTGCGAATTCATTGTGTTATCATATTCAAGCAAACGTTTGCGTATTGAGAAGTTATTCTCTTCAACTTTCTTCTGTGCTCTTTCAACTGAACGGCTGATCAAAGGATGCTGGATTACTTCGCCTTCTTTCAATCCCATTCTTTCCATAACGGACGAAATACGATCTGAGCCGAATAATCTCATCAAGTCATCTTCAAGCGATAAAAAGAATTTGGAAGTTCCCGGATCGCCCTGTCTTCCTGAACGACCGCGAAGCTGACGATCGATTCTTCTTGACTCGTGTCTTTCGGTTCCGAGAATATAAAGTCC is a window from the bacterium genome containing:
- a CDS encoding P-II family nitrogen regulator, which encodes MKKIEAIIRPFKLEEVKEALVEIGIRGLTISEVRGYGRQKGHTETYRGSEYRIEFVPKIKIEVVIEDSKVEKIVDAILKTAKTGQVGDGKIFIYNVEDVVRIRTGESGKDAL